CATCGGTGAAGATAAATACTCATCGCCTTCGAGCACGATAAAATCGTTGTCTTCTGTGAGATGAACCATGTTATCGAAGCCTTCAAGTTGGGCACCCACCATATAATCCACAGCAACATTGTGGTAGTGCATGACATGCAGAATCATGGAGGTGATGGTGGTTTTGCCGTGGGATCCGCCGATGACGACCCGTGTCTTATTTTTGGATTGCTCGTATAGAAACTCCGGATAGGAATAAATCTTAAGGCCCAATTCCTGTGCGCGCAGCAGTTCGGGATTATCCGGCTTGGCATGCATGCCCAATATCACAGCATCGATTTCATTTGTGATCTTGTCGGGAAACCACCCGAACTCCTGGGGAAGAAGACCTTTTTTGGCCAGCCTGCTTTTTGATGGTTCGAAGATCGCGTCGTCACTTCCGGTAATCTCGTAACCTTTGTCATGTAATGCCAGTGCCAGGTTGTGCATGGCGCTGCCTCCAATGGCAATAAAATGTGTTCGCATCAGGATTTATTTTTTTCGTTGTATTCAGCCAAGGTAAGTCTCGCTTTTTCGGGTTGGTTCATTTTGTTTTTGTAAAGGTCGGCTAACTTTTGATAACAAACCCTTGAACTGCCGAGTGCGATTGCTTTCCTGTACTCTTGTTCGGCGATGGTGTAGCGTTCAAAATATTCGTCGATGTGCCCTTTAGCCAGATAGCCGTCAATGGGGGAAATCTTCATGAGCTGGTCAGAATATGCAATGGCTTTCCTTTCACTGCCGCCGACGATTCCTGGGAGCTGCAGGTACAGCTCAATTAACGCCCACCGCGCGTCAATGTGTTTAGGATCGAGCTTAATCGCTTTCTCAAAAGAGCTTCGAATCTCACCAATCATGCCCAAAGCTTTAAATTTATTGGATTCTTTGGCTATCATGCCCAGCACACCGCCATATTTATAAACATAATCGGCAGTGTTAGGCTGTAATTGTTTGAGTTTCCGGTAATACGCAAGGGCTGACTTCCAGTTCTTCT
The nucleotide sequence above comes from Flavobacterium magnum. Encoded proteins:
- a CDS encoding tetratricopeptide repeat protein; protein product: MKYLFLLLLSCPGFLFSQTDFEKAETLFRQQKYAQSQVLFEKVLKASPGHLKTMEYLGDINGIQKNWKSALAYYRKLKQLQPNTADYVYKYGGVLGMIAKESNKFKALGMIGEIRSSFEKAIKLDPKHIDARWALIELYLQLPGIVGGSERKAIAYSDQLMKISPIDGYLAKGHIDEYFERYTIAEQEYRKAIALGSSRVCYQKLADLYKNKMNQPEKARLTLAEYNEKNKS